The following DNA comes from Candidatus Binatus sp..
CCCGCGCGCGCATCGAATTTGTACTCCGTCTTGGCGCCGGTTGCGGCCGCGCAAGTCACCGGTCCGCTGTCCTCGACGAACGCGAAATAGCCACCTGGTTCCAATTCAATGCTCTCATGGCCGCAAGCGATCATCGGAGTCGCCTGCGAACTGAGAACCTGGTACGGCCGGTAAATGTAGATGACGCTCTTGGACGCGGGAGTCGCCATCGGCTGATACGGTTCGCCCTGCGCGCCGCATCCGGCGAGCATCATGCAAACGGCAACTGCAAGGATTCCTGTCAGCGTACGAATCATATTTTGTCTCACGACTTCGATGCGCGAACGTAGAAGAACCACGGGATGTGATCGCGAAATTTTGCAAACGCCTCTGGATACAGCGCGCATGCGGACTCGGGGGCGCGCGGCTCGCAAATCTCCTCGAGCCGCAGACCAGCCGCGATGGTCGGGTTGACGTAGTCGGCCAGCGTGCGATCGAAGCGCGGCACGCCGAAGTCCTCGACCTGCGACGCGTTGGGCGCATGGCCGAACTTCCAGCGCTCGACAAACGGTTCGCTGTTGAAATAATCCGCGACGGTGAATTTGATGGCGCGCCCCGAACCGTCTCTCACCCAGCCCATCCCCTTGGTCGCGAAACAGGGATGCAGGATGCTGTACGCGAGCGTCCCGCCCGGGCGCAGCACGCGTGCGATTTCCCGCATCGCGCCTGGAAAATCAGGACCGTCCATCAGCGCCATCGTCGAGACGGCCGCGTCGAATGACTCTTTGCGGAAAGTTGCCAGGTTGCTGAACGAAGCGCGTTCGTAGCGGATTCCCAGCGGTTCGCGGAGTTCTTCTTGGCGCGCGAACTCGATCATTTTGGCGGACAGATCCACCCCCGTCATGCGAGCGCCGCGGCGCGCGAAGATCCTCGTGTTGTGGCCCTCGCCGCATCCGGCATCGAGCACGGCCTTCCCGCTCAAGTCGCCGGCGAATTCCAGGAAAGCGGGATTGTTCCAATGCTCGCGAAAGATGTCCCAGCGGTTGCGAACCTGGTCGGCCCACACGTCGGCATTGCGATCCCATTGCGCGGCGACTTCAGACTCACGAATTTCCGGCGGCATTATTTCCTTCCTGCGCGCACTGGCGATGCGCCACTGAAAAAAATGCGGACGAGGAAATCTCGTCCGCTAAGGAACCGGATTGTGTCGGACGAGCAGTCGCAATGCGATCGTCATCCTGAGGGTTTGGCGAGTATATGCGTCTTGCTCAACGTTGACAACGGTACAACGCGCCTTAATCGTGAACGCATGATGCGGGACATCGCCAGCGCTCCGGCCGCGGCTAAAGTGGAGGCGGTCGGCCTCGATTTCGGCACCACCAACAGCGCGATTGCGATCGTCGGCGCTGACGGTTCGCCGCGCCTGGCGCGTTTTCCCGCCGCCGAGGGTGGCGACCAGTCCGAGACGTTGCGCTCGATTCTGTTTTTCGAGGCGCCGGAAGAAACCGGCGGTACCGATTCGGCGGTCTCGGTCGGCAACGACGCGATTCGGCGCTACCTCGCAGCCGCCGGCAACGGGCGGCTGGTACAATCGCTCAAGTCGTTTCTCGCCGACAAGACTTTCGAATCCACCGACATCATTGGCGAAACGTATTCGCTGGGAGATTTGATTGCGCCGATCATCAGCGCGCTCCGCGACGGCGCGATCGCGCAGTTCGGCGAGTTGCCGCCGCGAATCGTGGTCGGACGCCCGGTCCATTTCGCGGCTGCCGGCAATCCGGACGAGGCGCTGGCGCGAAGCCGGCTGGACGTCGCGATTCGGCGTGCGGGATGGGCCGACGTGGCGTTCGAGTACGAACCGGTTGCGGCGGCGTATGACTACGCGC
Coding sequences within:
- a CDS encoding class I SAM-dependent methyltransferase, with product MPPEIRESEVAAQWDRNADVWADQVRNRWDIFREHWNNPAFLEFAGDLSGKAVLDAGCGEGHNTRIFARRGARMTGVDLSAKMIEFARQEELREPLGIRYERASFSNLATFRKESFDAAVSTMALMDGPDFPGAMREIARVLRPGGTLAYSILHPCFATKGMGWVRDGSGRAIKFTVADYFNSEPFVERWKFGHAPNASQVEDFGVPRFDRTLADYVNPTIAAGLRLEEICEPRAPESACALYPEAFAKFRDHIPWFFYVRASKS